The proteins below come from a single Burkholderia humptydooensis genomic window:
- the iscU gene encoding Fe-S cluster assembly scaffold IscU, translating into MSYSNKVLDHYENPRNVGSFAKDDEAVGTGMVGAPACGDVMKLQIRVGENGVIEDAKFKTYGCGSAIASSSLVTEWVKGKTLDEALAIKNTQIAEELALPPVKIHCSILAEDAIKAAVADYKKRHEMAEDGKAAA; encoded by the coding sequence ATGTCTTACAGCAACAAGGTTCTGGATCACTACGAAAATCCGCGTAACGTCGGCTCGTTCGCGAAGGACGACGAAGCGGTGGGCACCGGCATGGTCGGCGCGCCCGCTTGCGGCGACGTGATGAAGCTGCAGATCCGCGTCGGCGAGAACGGCGTGATCGAAGACGCGAAGTTCAAGACCTACGGTTGCGGGTCGGCGATCGCGTCGAGTTCGCTCGTCACCGAGTGGGTGAAGGGCAAGACGCTCGACGAGGCGCTCGCGATCAAGAACACGCAGATCGCCGAGGAACTCGCGCTGCCGCCCGTGAAGATCCACTGCTCGATCCTCGCGGAAGACGCGATCAAGGCGGCCGTGGCCGACTACAAGAAGCGCCACGAAATGGCCGAAGACGGCAAGGCCGCCGCGTAA
- the iscA gene encoding iron-sulfur cluster assembly protein IscA, with the protein MAITLTEKAAQHVQKYLTRRGKGLGLRLGVRTTGCSGLAYKLEYVDELAPEDQMFESHGVKVFVDPKSLAYIDGTELDFAREGLNEGFRFNNPNVKDECGCGESFRV; encoded by the coding sequence ATGGCTATCACACTGACCGAAAAGGCTGCGCAACATGTGCAGAAGTATCTGACGCGGCGCGGCAAGGGGCTGGGCCTGCGGCTCGGCGTGCGCACGACCGGCTGCTCGGGCCTTGCGTACAAGCTCGAGTACGTCGACGAGCTCGCCCCCGAGGATCAGATGTTCGAAAGCCACGGCGTGAAGGTCTTCGTCGATCCGAAAAGTCTTGCGTACATCGACGGCACGGAGCTCGACTTCGCGCGCGAAGGGTTGAACGAGGGGTTCAGGTTCAACAACCCAAACGTGAAGGACGAGTGCGGCTGCGGCGAATCGTTCCGCGTGTGA
- the hscB gene encoding Fe-S protein assembly co-chaperone HscB, with amino-acid sequence MVSLKDSHFDLFHLPAQFALDEPTLDAAYRAVQSQVHPDRFAAAGDAQKRIAMQWATRANEAYQTLRDPLKRATYLLHLRGVDVGAEDNTAMEPAFLMQQMEWRERIEDAAAAKNVGELDALLAELRDDRRARLAKLGALLDSGSDQGAAEAVRQLMFVERVSAEIGAQIERLEH; translated from the coding sequence ATGGTTTCGCTGAAGGACAGCCACTTCGATCTCTTTCATTTGCCGGCGCAATTCGCGCTCGACGAGCCCACGCTCGACGCCGCGTACCGCGCCGTGCAATCGCAGGTGCACCCGGATCGCTTCGCCGCGGCGGGCGACGCGCAAAAGCGCATCGCGATGCAATGGGCGACGCGCGCGAACGAGGCGTACCAGACGCTGCGCGATCCGCTCAAGCGGGCGACGTACCTGCTGCATCTGCGCGGCGTCGACGTCGGCGCGGAGGACAACACGGCGATGGAGCCGGCGTTCCTGATGCAGCAGATGGAGTGGCGCGAGCGCATCGAGGATGCGGCGGCCGCGAAGAACGTCGGCGAGCTCGACGCGCTCCTCGCCGAATTGCGCGACGATCGGCGCGCGCGCCTCGCGAAGCTGGGCGCGCTGCTCGACAGCGGCTCGGACCAGGGCGCGGCCGAGGCCGTGCGGCAACTGATGTTCGTCGAGCGCGTGTCGGCCGAGATCGGCGCTCAGATCGAGCGCCTCGAACACTAA
- the hscA gene encoding Fe-S protein assembly chaperone HscA: MALLQISEPGMAPAPHQRRLAVGIDLGTTNSLVAAVRNSIPEALPDDAGRVLLPSVVRYLEKGGRRIGHAAKEEAAIDPRNTIVSVKRFMGRGKAEVEGAANAPYEFVDAPGMVQIRTVDGVKSPVEVSAEILATLRQRAEDSLGDDLVGAVITVPAYFDDAQRQATKDAARLAGLNVLRLLNEPTAAAIAYGLDNGAEGLYAVYDLGGGTFDLSILKLTKGVFEVLAAGGDSALGGDDFDHLLFAHVLAQAGLDAAALAPEDVRLLLDRVRGAKEALSAAQQARLDVKLSTGEKLAQTITRDAFAALVEPLVQRTLAPTRKALRDAQVSAADIKGVVLVGGATRMPVIRDAVAKHFGQPPLVNLDPDQVVALGAAIQADLLAGNRSGGDDWLLLDVIPLSLGVETMGGLVEKIIPRNSTIPVARAQEFTTFKDGQTAMAIHVVQGERELVADCRSLARFELRGIPPMAAGAARIRVTYQVDADGLLSVFAREQHSGVEASVVVKPSYGLGDDDIARMLEDSFKTAEVDMRARALREAQVEAQRLVEATEAALAADGDLLDVSERAMVDGLVASLRAAAPGDDANVIDAATKALAEGTDEFAARRMDKSIKRALAGRKLDEI; the protein is encoded by the coding sequence ATGGCTTTACTGCAAATTTCCGAACCCGGCATGGCGCCTGCGCCGCATCAGCGGCGCCTCGCCGTCGGCATCGACCTCGGCACGACGAATTCGCTCGTCGCAGCGGTGCGCAACAGCATTCCGGAAGCGCTGCCCGACGACGCGGGCCGCGTGCTGCTGCCGTCCGTCGTCCGCTATCTGGAGAAGGGTGGCCGCCGGATCGGTCATGCCGCGAAGGAAGAGGCGGCGATCGACCCGCGCAACACGATCGTGTCGGTCAAGCGCTTCATGGGGCGCGGCAAGGCGGAAGTCGAGGGCGCGGCGAACGCGCCGTACGAATTCGTCGACGCGCCCGGCATGGTGCAGATCCGCACGGTCGACGGCGTGAAGAGCCCGGTCGAGGTATCGGCGGAAATTCTCGCGACGCTGCGGCAACGCGCCGAGGATTCGCTCGGCGACGACCTAGTCGGCGCAGTGATCACGGTGCCCGCGTATTTCGACGATGCGCAGCGCCAGGCGACGAAGGACGCCGCGCGGCTCGCGGGCCTGAACGTGCTGCGCCTGTTGAACGAGCCGACCGCGGCCGCGATCGCGTATGGGCTCGACAACGGCGCTGAGGGCCTCTACGCGGTCTACGACCTCGGCGGCGGCACGTTCGATCTGTCGATCCTGAAGCTCACGAAGGGCGTGTTCGAGGTGCTGGCGGCGGGCGGCGATTCCGCGCTCGGCGGCGACGATTTCGATCACCTGCTGTTCGCGCACGTGCTCGCGCAGGCCGGCCTCGACGCGGCCGCGCTCGCGCCCGAGGACGTGCGCCTGCTGCTCGATCGCGTGCGCGGCGCGAAGGAGGCGCTGTCGGCCGCGCAGCAGGCGCGCCTCGACGTGAAGCTGTCGACGGGCGAAAAGCTCGCGCAGACGATCACGCGCGACGCGTTCGCCGCGCTCGTCGAGCCGCTCGTGCAGCGCACGCTTGCGCCCACCCGCAAGGCGCTGCGCGACGCGCAGGTGAGCGCGGCCGACATCAAGGGCGTCGTGCTCGTCGGCGGCGCGACGCGCATGCCGGTGATCCGGGACGCGGTCGCGAAGCATTTCGGCCAGCCGCCGCTCGTCAATCTCGATCCGGACCAGGTCGTGGCGCTCGGCGCGGCGATCCAGGCGGATCTGCTCGCGGGCAACCGCAGCGGCGGCGACGACTGGCTGCTGCTCGACGTGATTCCGCTGTCGCTCGGCGTCGAGACGATGGGCGGCCTTGTCGAGAAGATCATTCCGCGCAACTCGACGATTCCCGTCGCGCGCGCGCAGGAATTCACGACGTTCAAGGACGGCCAGACCGCAATGGCGATCCACGTCGTGCAGGGCGAGCGCGAGCTCGTCGCCGATTGCCGGTCGCTCGCGCGCTTCGAGCTGCGCGGCATTCCGCCGATGGCGGCGGGCGCCGCGCGGATTCGCGTGACCTATCAGGTCGACGCGGACGGTCTGCTGTCGGTGTTCGCGCGCGAGCAGCACTCGGGCGTCGAGGCGTCGGTCGTCGTGAAGCCGTCGTACGGCCTCGGCGACGACGACATTGCGCGCATGCTCGAAGACAGCTTCAAGACGGCCGAAGTCGACATGCGCGCGCGCGCGCTGCGCGAGGCGCAGGTCGAGGCGCAGCGCCTCGTCGAGGCGACGGAGGCGGCGCTCGCCGCCGACGGGGATCTGCTCGACGTGAGCGAGCGTGCGATGGTCGACGGACTCGTCGCGTCGCTGCGCGCGGCCGCGCCGGGCGACGATGCGAATGTGATCGACGCGGCGACGAAGGCGCTCGCCGAGGGTACCGACGAATTCGCCGCGCGCCGGATGGACAAGAGCATCAAGCGGGCGCTCGCCGGCCGCAAGCTCGACGAGATCTGA
- the fdx gene encoding ISC system 2Fe-2S type ferredoxin translates to MPQLVVLPHVELCPDGAVIDAVPGKSICDNLLDNGVEIEHACEKSCACTTCHVIIREGFNELEPSEEDEDDLLDKAWGLEPTSRLSCQAIVKEGVDLVVEIPKYSINHAKENH, encoded by the coding sequence ATGCCTCAACTCGTAGTACTGCCGCACGTCGAATTGTGCCCGGACGGCGCGGTGATCGACGCCGTGCCCGGCAAGAGCATCTGCGACAACCTGCTCGACAACGGTGTGGAGATCGAGCATGCGTGCGAGAAGTCGTGCGCGTGCACGACGTGCCACGTGATCATTCGCGAAGGCTTCAACGAGCTCGAGCCGTCCGAGGAGGACGAGGACGATCTGCTCGACAAGGCGTGGGGCCTCGAGCCGACGTCGCGCCTGTCGTGCCAGGCGATCGTGAAGGAGGGCGTGGATCTGGTCGTCGAGATTCCGAAGTACTCGATCAACCACGCGAAGGAAAATCACTGA
- the iscX gene encoding Fe-S cluster assembly protein IscX, with protein sequence MKWTDSREIALALADKHPDVDPKRINFVDLRQWVLELDGFDDDPGHSGEKILEAIQAHWLDESDFDDED encoded by the coding sequence ATGAAATGGACCGATTCCCGCGAGATCGCGCTCGCGCTCGCGGACAAGCATCCGGATGTCGACCCGAAGCGGATCAATTTCGTCGATTTGCGGCAGTGGGTGCTGGAACTGGATGGCTTCGACGACGATCCGGGCCATTCGGGCGAGAAGATTCTCGAGGCGATCCAGGCGCACTGGCTCGACGAATCGGACTTCGACGACGAGGATTGA